The window AGTTAGGGAGGTGACATAAGAGAACACATATTTCTTTTGCTCCTGTTGATTTTCAGGACAGCCAATAGGATGCTTGTTGAGGTGCTTCTATTCTCTGTATCGTTTTTGTTTGCTGCCTTGTATTCGTTGAGTTAGCTCTATGTTGTCCTTTTCACGTTGTTATTGTTTTCAAccttgtttttattatttactaTATGATTCGTAGGGTTATATCTGACAAAAAGATCTGCCAGAATTTACTGAGGCTTCATCATCTCTTACAATTTCTTATTGCCTTTCAGATGGAAGCTCAAAATTCTGGGCATTCGCATGTAGTTGAAGTAGGTGGAGATGTGCCAGCTACAGATACGAGCTTGTGTGGGACCAAGATTTGTGGGGATGCACCATGCGGATTTTCAGATGCTAAAACTAGTTACAAAGATGCACAGGAACGGTCAGCATCCATGCGGAAGCTTCTGATAGCAGTTGTCCTCTGTGTCGTTTTCATGAGTGTGGAGGTTGTTGGGGGTATCAAAGCCAACAGTCTTGCGATTCTCACTGATGCGGCTCATTTGTTGTCAGATGTTGCCGCATTTGCAATTTCTTTGTTCTCACTTTGGGCATCAGGATGGGAGGCAACTCCTCGTCAGTCGTATGGCTTCTTCCGGATTGAAATACTAGGTGCTCTTGTTTCCATTCAGATGATTTGGCTGCTTGCTGGGATCCTTGTTTATGAAGCCATTGCAAGACTTATCCATGGCACTGGTGAAGTTGAGGGCTTTCTCATGTTTCTTGTTTCTGCGTTTGGTTTACTGGTTAATATCGCCATGGCACTCTTATTGGGTCATGATCATGGGCACGATCATGGACATGGACATGGACATGGCCATGGTGGGCACGGACATGGACATGGCCATGGTGGGCACGGACATGGACATGGCCATGGTGGGCATGGTCATGGTCATGGAGATGGTGATCATAATCATGGTCATGGAGATGGTGATCATAATCATAGTCATGAGGATCATGATGAGACCCATAACCATGGGATTACTGTGACAACACATCACTCTCATCATCATGAGGTGCACTCGAATCATGACGACAAGCACCATCATACCGATGTAATTAACAGCACAGAACCTCTGCTCAATCATAGCTCTGAAGGTGAAAAGAAACCAGAAGGTAAAAAGAAGAAGCAACGAAACATCAATGTGCAGGGGGCTTATCTTCATGTACTTGGCGATTCCATTCAGAGTATTGGAGTGATGATTGGTGGAGGGCTTATCTGGTACAAGCCAGAGTGGAAGATTATTGATCTGATATGTACTCTTGTATTTTCAATAATCGTGCTGTCGACAACAATTCGGATGTTGAGGAACATTTTGGAGGTTTTGATGGAGAGCACTCCCAGGGAGATTGATGCCACAAAGATTGAGAAAGGTCTCTGCGAGATGGATGAGGTAGTTGCCATTCACGAGCTGCACATATGGGCGATAACTGTTGGGAAGGTGTTAATGGCTTGTCATGTTATCGTTAAGCCGGATGCTAATGCCGATATGGTGCTGGAAAAGGTTGTAGACTACATCAAGAGAGAATATAATATCAGTCATGTAACGATTCAGATAGAACGTCAGTAGAGATGGAGAGAGACGATGTGTCAATGCCCGACTGTTGTAATTAGGTCAGTTCAGAGTTTTTAAGACTAGACAGATTATAATCTATCATCCCATTGTTTTGCTCTTATATGTTCCTTGTTAAATCTACTTATCTCGTCAATGAATGAAAGTTTAGTATaatgtctttgaaactcaaaagaTTACAGTAACCAAACATATCCAACTGGAAACTACATGTTCTTTAACAGTTCCACGACAGAAAAGGTAAAAGCGGAACAAGCAACTCAAATGTCTGAAAATCCTGCTGCTTTTGCCATACTTTGTAATTCTCTCTCTGTTCTCTCCTTTCCCATCACATTGGTATTCATTAGGTACACatcaaacagaaacaaactttTAGCAGAAAAACTTGTTCCCGGGGCTTCTTGTATCACCATATCCACCACTATCACTTTTCCGTTGTCTGGCAAGGCCTCATAGCAATTCTTCAGTATCATCAAGCATCGATCATCATCCCAACCGTGTAGTATCCACTGTTAATAAAATCATTTGCATTGGTTGAAAGCTGTTGATAGTGTAACTAGTCGAATGATATTGGGTTAGGTCGGTTTGAATACGAAACTTAAGTGTAGGGGTAAACAAGCTAGAGCGCCCACAGTTATATTGAACATTTTGGTTCAGCGGAAGTAAATGTTTGCTTTTGAACTTGCTTTGTAAATAAGCAGTTGAATAATTCTCAGAAACCTCACCTTCATGAAAATGGCATCGCCTTTCGGAATCCTCACAAACATATCTCCTGCAATGTGCTCTATACCTGAAGCAAAACTCTTTCAGTAAGTTAGCAAAGCAAAGCGAACTACGAAGAGCTACACGAAGTTGTCCAAAGGTAAGCGAAAAATTTATATCATACCGGGATGGGAGGGAGACTTTTCGACAACTGAAGGCAAATCATAGTTGATGCCCTTGATGGCAGGGTGCTTGGAAATTATCATGTTAAGAATAGTACCGTCGCCACCACCCACATCTACCAGTGTGTGTAGACCTTCGAAACCCGTATAAATCTCCAGAATCTCCTTCTTAAAAATGAGGTTAAACTCTTTCATTGAGTCCGTAAACAGTCCACCAAGTCTGTCATCCCTACCAATGTAATCCACCACATTCATTCCATAGGCCTGGCTAAATGGGAGTCCTCCTTCCAAAACTGCATCTAACTGGTACCTGCAGGAATGGTGACATATGAAGGTGGCCGCACTGATGCAAAAGAAATGAACTTTGTTCGGTTCTTTACTTGCAAATCAATAATAGTTTGACGCGTAtacataaataaattgtttatattacaACATGAAAAGTTTTTGCACATGTGTCATACTGTAAgttaaaacaacaacaacaacaacaacaacaacaacaacaacaacaacaacaacaacaacaaagccttttcccactaagtggggtcggctatatgaatcctagaacgccattgcgctcggttttgtgtcatgtcctccgttagatccaagtactctaagtcttttcttagggtctcttccaaagttttcctaggtcttcctctaccccttcggccctgaacctctatcccgtagtcacatcttcgaaccggagcgtcagtaggccttctttgcacatgtccaaactcattttgtgtacgtgttgatgcttcaccgcccaacattctgtgccatacagcatcgccgaccttattgccgtcctataaaattttcccttaagctttagtggcctacgacggtcacacaacacgccggatgcactcttccacttcatccatccagcttgtattctatggttgagatctccatctaattctccgttcttttgcaagatagatcctaagtagcaaaaacggtcgctctttggtatttcctgatctccgatcctcacccctaactcattttggcctccatttgcactgaacttgcactccatatattttgtctttgatcggcttaggcgaagacctttagattccaacacttctctccaaaggttaagcttcgcatttacccctcctgagtttcatctatcaacactatatcgtttgcgaaaagcatataccaaggaatatcatcttgaatatgtcctgttagcttatccattaccaacgcaaaaaggtaaggacttaatgattgttgatgcacaaaatcagtgaggactttggtataacagaaagtattaagtttgtgatcttcgctagattgttctggtcattagtgtggataaatatgtaaatggatagagacaggaaagcaaacacaagatgtacgtggttcacccagattggctacgtctacggagtagaggagttctcattaattgtgaagggtttacacaagtacttaggttcaagctctcctttagtgagtacaagtgaatgatttagtacaaatgacataggttcaagctctcgtcttcacttgccttatctgtctcatagatagatgtggcatcttctctggaagtactcttcctccatccaggggtgatatctttaactggtggagatgcacaaggtaatgtatcaatttcacttgctacttgtagtttcaggcttggtcaagcgcgatacaaaccatgtagtaggagtcccctaagtcgtcgagctaggggatctgctgaaagatgcgacagacaaggtaagcaatcagagctccaagcaatcagtcccagatcagaagtttgatttcgagttccagctgattgttctcattctccctatcttgcaggcagcatggaggataaaaagaagaaaatgagaatagatgatatgagatacttttgcttttgaagaagtaactttccacaggcttattcttgaactgggttggaggattttctggtttcctccagagtataaagccgactgaagaatttgagggtcaaaacaagtccatcaaatctagaatacgttcgaccctactgatatgagatacttttactgttgacaaagtagtggatgtatcgacacatgttctgttatgcttgtctccacatgcttccttgtatccttctcactttccctatcgttcctcaggcagatgtggtatcttctcgggaagcataagatgttgaagatgagtactcgagggcaatgccaggtaagtaatcaggtaaggggttccaggcagtcagttcctgactagaagcttgattccaagtgctgactaattgctctctttctccttgtcttgcagttaagaacaaggccaaaggaaaagacagggaaaaagcatgatatgggatactcttgcttttaaccctgatgatatgagatattcttgctctggtgtagcttgtttgcagagggattatcggggggaaagaaagctgagtatttcgagaggcttcgttgggagtgccctctcagatatgaggaagggttgagcatttttgcagatctgcctgtccgttgaggatggaggtcgacatatataggagtttccctaacaacaagtagtaatgctattcctttaccctgcttggtcatagcacggtagtgggagctgccagcttcacgtgtgtcagagcactttgaaaaagtggtctgtggtatctgaaaagttgatgttgcatgtgaagattacagacaagctttatccaaggagatctggctcttgaagttgagaaagcggtgcctcttcggttttcgaacaagcaatcttatcggggatctggctctcgagattcggagaacggtgcctcttcgatttttgagagagcaatcttgctgggagtctgactctcgagattcagagagcggtgtctcttcgatttttgagaaagtaatcatgttgggagtctggctctcgagattcggaggacggtgcctcttcgattttggagcaagcaatcttgttgggagtgttttctcgaatgtgagtaaaggttgggcatgtttgctagtctaccttgccacggagcacagaggttgacacatagggactttccaattatccagcagtggtgctgttcctttacccttgtgggtaataatatggtagctagaccttcaaaatttatgtgtttaaactttgttagtgctgtttctttgctattcttttacccttcttggtcatagtgatgtagtggaagctgcaagcttcacgtgtctaaactttgtcagagatctttggcaaagttatctgtggtacccatgagctgatggtgcatgtggaaagtggatgattgaatagtaagattcacgtgctttctacttcaccagaaatcttcaacagaatgcccgtaatttcagcaaagctgagtgtgcatatgacaggtgatgacaaggctgagaaaagcaggtgcctcttcgatttctgatatcggccctcgtggtctctaagcagcctagcttttaagaaagcaagcgcctcttcgatttttaagatcggccttcgtggtctttaagcagcctagcttttgagaaagcaaacgcctcttcgatttatgagattggccctcgtggtctctgagcagcccagcttttgagaaagcaaacgcctcttcgatttctgggcaggcgcttcttcgatttctgaagctccatcgagtgcagatttttatagaggctagcattaagttccaaagcacacttgaatcttcaccagtaaaagctcccttcttgcacttttaagatcttgatttgtccgaccttttctcccttcaacacctttgaaaatgtctggcccatccgaccgtcgttttgacttgaaccttattgaagaggtagccacgccttctctagacaacatatggcgcccatccttcttatcccctactgttcctcttaccgttggggattccgtgatgaagaatgatatgactgcggcggtggtggccaggaaccttctcactcctaaagataacagactactttccaaacggtctgatgagttagctgttaaggattctctggctctaagtgttcagtgtgcaagttctgtgtctaatatggcccaacgcctatttgctcgaacccgccaagttgaatcattagcggctgaagtgatgagtctcaaacaggatattagagggctcaagcatgagaataaacagttgcaccggctcgtacatgactatgctacaaacatgaagaggaagcttgactagatgaaggaatctgatggttaggttttacttgatcatcaacggtttgtgggtttgttccaaaggcatttattgccttcatcttctggggctgtaccgcgtaatgaagctccaaatgatcaacctccgatgcctcctccttctagggttctgtccagtactaaggctccgaatgatccccctccggtgccttctctttctggggctctacagactgctgagacttctcttaagcaacctttgtgaaggctccctcttgtttgtttattttgactcatgtatatgtacatatttgtaacttatcggagatatcaataaataagctttgcttcatttcaacgtattgtgttaaatacaccaaagccttcttcactgagtgaggtcggctatatgaatcttagaacgccattgtgctcggtcctgtgtcatgtcctccgttagatccaaatactctaagtcttttcttagagtctcttccaaagttttcctaggtcttcctctaccccttcggccctgaacctatGTCCcctagtcgcatcttctaacctgagtgtcagtaggccttctttgcacatgtccaaaccaccgtaaccgattttctctcaattttcctacaatttcggctactcctactttacctcggatatcctcattcctaatcttatcctttctcgtgaaTAAAGTATTTGGAGACAGGTGCCAACCCATAAACCCTAATAACCTTCCCATTAGCTTGGATTGTTGAGCAAGTGAGAATAGAGTAAGCAGAAAGAAGGCAAAGCATGCGATCAAGAACTGAAGAGGCATTCGGATTGTGGAGAGATCGAAGCTGAGACGCTATTTGGGAAGGCGAAAGCAGGGCTCCGGCGCCAGCTCTGTGGATAATGTCAAGTACACCAAGCTCTATGGCTGCTTTAAGCACCATAGGCAATACTGATACGTTTGCCAACTGCGAAGCATATTGGGAGTCAGCTTCCTCTTCTCCATTAATTGTGGACATTTTTAGCTGTTTTTTCCTTGTCTtggagttttgtttttttttttttttggaatgctCGTTTATGTTGTTGTGAAATGTTATATAGGCATGAGAGGTGAAAAgggttttcaaattcatcacgATTCCGAATTTGTTTGGTTGCTAGATGAAGAAATTGTGCATGAGACTAATCTGTTTTCGTGTAACTTCTGTTTTGGGGGCTTGACTGCACCATTTTATATTTAAAGTTGGTCTTGTTCTAGAAGACGAAATCATAACATATGGCAATGCATGAGTGGATGGAGTAAGGAACTCCTCAAGTTATGGCAttaggagtaggattctctcctctcctagtttcccttctcttctctcctctttGAACGGCTatgattaagtcacgtcaatgtTTTGTGTTAGTTTTTTAATAGCCAgaagaagacaaaaaacaatatgtgAGAGGAGGGAGAGGGAATATGATGGAAATAAGAGGAGAGAAAATTCTATTTCATGACATTAAGCCAAGTACTGTAAAATTCTCAAATAACTTTATTACTGCAGCAAATTCAAATAGACATCAACAATATCCACATCATAGTGACACTTTATTGATTCTAATGTAAATtacatactttttatttttgtatttattcttaaacttacaaatgaaataaaaaatcaaaatagtTTCAATGTCTATTTCAAATAAATAGACATACTACTGAAAATATAAGACATCTCAACACTCAAACTAAAGTGGACCATTTTTTGAGGTCATTTGTGTACTTGTCCAAAGCTAGTTACATGAAATTGCACGCACATGTTCAAGTGAGTTTAAACAAGTCTAAGCAGCACTCAGTTGCAAGTCCTTTATTCCAGAATTTCTCATAGTACTCGGCATATGTGAAGTTCCTGTACATGGCTGGGTGGTCATAGTTGATGAGCTCCTTGGCAGGCCCAATTACTGCATCTGGTGATGGACAGTAGAAAGTTGGGATCGAGATTCTCTCTGAGTTACAGTTTACCACAGCCATAATTACCTGATACCAAATAAAATGGTACAAAAGTTCAAAATCAATTCCAAATTTTACTCGTATCA is drawn from Malus domestica chromosome 14, GDT2T_hap1 and contains these coding sequences:
- the LOC103431087 gene encoding caffeic acid 3-O-methyltransferase-like — its product is MVLKAAIELGVLDIIHRAGAGALLSPSQIASQLRSLHNPNASSVLDRMLCLLSAYSILTCSTIQANGKVIRVYGLAPVSKYFMYQLDAVLEGGLPFSQAYGMNVVDYIGRDDRLGGLFTDSMKEFNLIFKKEILEIYTGFEGLHTLVDVGGGDGTILNMIISKHPAIKGINYDLPSVVEKSPSHPGIEHIAGDMFVRIPKGDAIFMKWILHGWDDDRCLMILKNCYEALPDNGKVIVVDMVIQEAPGTSFSAKSLFLFDVYLMNTNVMGKERTERELQSMAKAAGFSDI
- the LOC103431074 gene encoding metal tolerance protein 1-like produces the protein MEAQNSGHSHVVEVGGDVPATDTSLCGTKICGDAPCGFSDAKTSYKDAQERSASMRKLLIAVVLCVVFMSVEVVGGIKANSLAILTDAAHLLSDVAAFAISLFSLWASGWEATPRQSYGFFRIEILGALVSIQMIWLLAGILVYEAIARLIHGTGEVEGFLMFLVSAFGLLVNIAMALLLGHDHGHDHGHGHGHGHGGHGHGHGHGGHGHGHGHGGHGHGHGDGDHNHGHGDGDHNHSHEDHDETHNHGITVTTHHSHHHEVHSNHDDKHHHTDVINSTEPLLNHSSEGEKKPEGKKKKQRNINVQGAYLHVLGDSIQSIGVMIGGGLIWYKPEWKIIDLICTLVFSIIVLSTTIRMLRNILEVLMESTPREIDATKIEKGLCEMDEVVAIHELHIWAITVGKVLMACHVIVKPDANADMVLEKVVDYIKREYNISHVTIQIERQ